A DNA window from Labrys wisconsinensis contains the following coding sequences:
- the rpsT gene encoding 30S ribosomal protein S20: MANTKSAKKAARKIEARTEINKSRRSRMRTFIRGVEEALAAGDQALAQAALQKAEPEIMRAAQKGVVPSNTASRKVSRLTQRVKKLSA, from the coding sequence ATGGCCAACACGAAATCGGCCAAGAAGGCCGCGCGCAAGATCGAGGCGCGCACCGAGATCAACAAGTCGCGCCGTTCGCGCATGCGCACCTTCATTCGCGGCGTCGAGGAGGCTCTCGCGGCCGGCGACCAGGCGCTCGCGCAGGCGGCGCTGCAGAAGGCCGAGCCCGAGATCATGCGTGCAGCGCAAAAGGGTGTCGTGCCGTCCAATACTGCATCGCGAAAGGTTTCGCGCCTGACGCAGCGGGTCAAGAAGCTCAGCGCCTGA